CAGAAGTCTTTCGCGTCATTCCACAGCGAGGGCCTGATCTCTGTGTTTCCTGTGGCGCGGGACGTGAAGGTTCGGCGGTACAGCGAGTGGGTGAAGGTGGAAGCGGATGACTGCCTGCTGGTGCACACGGGGCGTCTGTTGGAACACTTATCGGGTGGGCAGCACAGTACACACGCAATACAAATACCGATGCACTCACAGATGGTTCATTTAACTCTTTCTCCTCCGCTAGACTATCGGGTAGGCGGTGCGCCCCTCGGTCAGAAGATGCTGGAGATGCATATTGACCGGTTTCCGCGCACAGCCAGCAAATTCTATGCCCCGGAGATGGCGCGTATTAAGGTACGGAAGGCACTCACTGCATTAAAACGGCTGTTTTCCGTGACAGAGTCGGTGCTGAGCATGTATAGGATGAACCATCCAACGGCTGAATACATATCTATAGACCGCTTGCTGCCCCAGCTTAGCACAATGGCCAAACGCAAGATTAGCAGCGCTGATATTCTTCGGATAATGTACATCTGGAACGACGCTTACGCAGTACGAACAGAAGGTAGGGCGTTGGATAGCATTCGTCTACCACAGGGTCGGTTAATGGCTGATACTCGCAGAAAGGAACTTTTTGCCGAACGTGCTGACAGGTGGCTTGAGGACGCTCTGGACATGTCTACTGGCATTCTTGAAGACATTCCCATTTACCAGCTTGCGGACCAGGTCCCACAAAATCCAAAGAAGGACCGTCTGCGGAATCCGATCTTACCTACTCATTTGAACGTGGCGAGTGTAAAAGGAATAGCGAAGAAGCGAGCGAGCCCTAATGTTAATTCAGCGGCTTTGCTGGACCGCATTCGGTCCAAAGAGCTGAAGGCGACCGAACTACTAGCACAACGTGAGGCGAACACTCAACTGTTTCTAAAAACCAAAATGAAACAGGTCTTTGATATTTTGCTGACGTTGCAGGTTCAGAAGCCATACACACTGCCATACTTACGAGATCTACTTGTGGACTCGCTCCGAGATTCCAATAACCCAATTGGCGATAAGGAGGTGGAAGTCGTGCTTGAAAGCATCCAAACGCTTCTCAATGATATCATTACGGTTTCCACAATTGGGTCAGAGTTAAAAGTATATAAATGGAAATCTCTTGATAAGGACGAATTCTTGGGCCGGTTATATTGAGTAGTAGCTCTTGGGTATCGGTGCTATTTTTTAAACTAAAACTATTTACTGACACCTTCGAACCTGATAACCAGTAGGTTCTATAATATTCGATATTATTGGAGGCCTTCCAGGAGTGCCTAAATTTAGTCGCGAATGGCAATATCTGCAGCTTCAGAATTCATGAAAAAGTACTTGAAGAAGAGTTCCACAGCGTAAGATCCGACGAAGTCCAAAACCAACGAAGCAGTCAATTTGAACTTGAACATATCAGTCATTGGAACAAACTTCATAGAAGCATTTAATTCCGGCATAAATTCCGTAGCAGCCGCCAGTGCCAAAGCGCTAACTGCTACCAATCCATAATACATTCCCTTGTTACTCCGGATGTTCTCCCTGAATGGTTCACCTTGATAATTTACAGCAAATGTAGAGACTTGCTGGGCCAACTGGATCAAGAAAATCCCCGTATTCAACAAAGAAGGAGAAAAGTCCTTCTCTAGATCAATTTGAGGCTCTCTTGGCTCCAAGAAGTAAATCTCTCTGTTGATATAGGCAAGTGCAGCAATGTGTACGGCAAATTGGCCTAAAATAGAGCCCATAATGTAAACATTAAAGATACCTGGCTGCGGTCTTTCTTTAGAAAGCTTTTCAAGCGGCTGCCCACGAGAAATACTCAAGAAGCAGACGGTAATCAGAAGTCCGGAAACAGTAGCTTGAACATCACCAAACTTCACACCAGCGAGGTAAATGACAGATAAGGAATATGCAGTGATCAAACAGTTGAGCGCTAATATCTTGTACATCTGGATTGTATTAATCAATGCACAACGGCCCTGTCTAATGATGTTAGTCACAGCAGAAACATTAGCCAACTTAGAGGTGAATGGTGCGGCACATGAGGCATCGCCTAGTTTCAAGGTAGGTGCATCATCTGACTCAGAGTCATTGAGACCACTCAACATCATGGCGGCTACGTCTGCAGGGCTTTGTTTTGAGGGATCAGTGCGTTTAACAGTAGATACAGGCATCTtggcggcagcagcagctaaATGGCGCATTTCGGGAGTAATAATAACACCTCTGGCTTCCAGAGCTTTCAAGTAGTTTGGATTTGATGGGCCAGGTGGATACAAGTGTGCAATGGGTTGCGGTACCGGTGGTACGGGCTGTCCCCATTTTTCCATGAAAAGGCACTGTTTTTCGTACATGGCCTTTAGATTTTCAATTCGCCGCTGTTCCTGTAGTTTTTTTAGACCTTCCTCAGTACCGTTCAAAAGCGCAATTCCAACGTGAGCCTGCTTTAAGGCACCAACATCATTAGTACCGTCACCACACATTAATGTCTGATAGCCCATATCCTTTAGAGAGTTCATGATGAATTCCTTCTGTGCCGGTGACACACGTGCATACACCCACGTATGACGAATTAACTCATTCAACTGAGAGTGACCAGAAAGAAGTTGAAGAGCATGGCCAGTGACAGCAATGTCATACTTCGCAAACAATTTCGAATGTTCAAAGGTATCTTTCTCGGGATTGAATGGATTCACAATAGTCTCTTCAATATTACGGAAAACAAGGGCGTGGCTGGAACCATCAATTGGCTCGTCAAGGATCAAAGTCTCTCTTTCAACAATAGCAACCTCTTTGGCTACATGAACAGCGGTTAAAGGATTATCACCAGTAATCATGATACAACGATGCGACGATTCGTTCAACATTTTTATCGTTTCGATTGCATCGTCTTTCAATGGGCAGTGGAAGACCAAGAATCCCTTGAACTCCAAGTCTGACTCCACAGCCTCTCTTTCTAGCTTTTCAATTTGCTTTATGGACATAGATGGCAGTTTTTTAGAAGCAAGAGCTAAGACACGAGATCCCGCCCTGGTAAAGGACTTGTAAACTTGGTCATAGTCAGTAGGGACTTGGCTCAATCTCTCGCGAATAGTTTCTGGAGCACCCTTTACGGCGGAATAATGTTGCTTGTTGTGTACCGCGATCGTCGAGGAACGTTTCAAAGCTGATGAGAACTGGAAACGGCGTAGAATCGAAATATCACCAACTTTTTCATTGGATAGACTATCCTTCACACCTACTTTCCAACCGGTTGCAGCAAGAGTAGCCTTCTCCATTGGGTCACCAACAACTTCATCATCGTCCAACCGCACTAGTGCATGAGCAGCACCGATAACCAAATTTGTATCAAGGGGCACTTCGGTACCTTTAAAAAGATGGTTAACTGGCTGGTTCTTCCCTGCAAGCCCCGCTAAACCTTCAAATACCAAGTCCTCACCAGTCAAAGTACCCGTTTTGTCAAAGCAGCATACATCGATCCTACCAGCTAGAGGGATTCTAAACGGCTCAGTGCAGTATACGTAAAACTTGGACAAAACAGCCAAGGAATTGTTCACAGCCATGGTCAACTCCATAGGAAGTTCAGATGGGACAACAGAGGTAATGATCAAGATACAATCTAGAATCAGCTTCGACTGGACTCTTCCCATCCGAGTACCTTCCACCCACACGTACCAAGAAGCGGCAATAGCGAAAATCAGCAAAAATAGGATAAAGTATAGTGCTTCTTTGTTACCCACTGAAACACGTTCCGAAGAGTAGATCATAACGCGAACAAGAGCTCCCTGAGATGTTTCAAAACCTGTCTTCGATACAACCGCCAAAGCACCTCCATCAGGGGGTGCGGGAATCGAGGATGATCCTTTTTCGGGTGCCGTTACCTGAAGAACCTTAGTACCACCATGTAACACGGAATTCTTGTCAAGGCCTTCGACCTGCAACTTTTCTTCACTTGACCGTAACTTAACAGATTCTTTTAATAACGGGGTTGACTCACCAGACAGCATAGCCTCGTTAACAATGCATGTACCATCGACGAGGATCATGTCACAGGATAAGGCACTGTCTTCGTCGGTACGGGTAACAGAAATAAGATCCATAGGCAATAATTCATTCGTCTGAAGCAGCTGCCACTTGGAGTCGCGGAAGACATTAATACCATAAGGTTTGATGCCCATAGTCTTGAACTCCTTGAGGGTGGTTAGTCGTTGAAAGACGGATACTGCCTCCATGGCAAAGATCATGAACAGGTTGAACAAAGATAGGTACCACATTTGATCAAACAACCATAGGGCGACGCAGAAAATCTGGAAGACAAAGAATGGTTCCACAGCATGCTCCTTGAATAACTCTAAAAAGCTAGGAACAGGGATATCAAACGTATTCTCGCCGTACAAGAGCTTCATATGCGTAAGATCACCGGAAAGTCCGCGGCTTTGCTGTAGCTTTCCTAGTTTAGGCTCCTCATCCACCAGGAACTTTGGAGACGAAAACGCCTGCAAGTCAGCCTGCCAGAGAAACCGCTTCTTCTGGAATTGGAAAAAGGTCTGAACGTGACCCTGCTCCTGTATCCGCTGTATCTCTACAATTCCATCAGAGCCATTATTAGGAGTAGTCTGCAGTAAGATGTGTGTCGCTTGGGTCACGTTCTCGCATGCCCGATACCGAAACTTCGCTGCCAAATTCACATTCCACTCTGGCAGCAAAGCGACCAGCATATTCAATGTGACCAGGGTACACAGATAGACAAAGGTCCATTCTGAACCACCAAAATACCGGTCATACTCCTGCAAATATAGTTGCAGGAATAGCATATATAGCGGCAAAAACAGGAAAACATATGGACGGAAAAAAACCTCCTTGGGGGTTAGCAATCGTGCATCTCGGATAATGGGACTCACAACCAGCTGCCCCGAACCCATTGTAGCTCCTAAAATATCTAGGACTTTGCAGCTAATATGTGTTCTGTAAAGGCCTGCTGTGCACACGACAGCCTCAGGAACGGTTGTCCAAATTTATATGATCCACTTCGAAATTTTGCACGAGCTTCATATCACGTGACGAAGCTTAGCGCCGCGCGTGTTAGTTCCAAAGAGTACTTTCGAGTAGTGATTTATACAGTTAATAGTCTACTTATATGTCCTAAACTCGCCATACCTTATCTTCTGCTATCATCAAGTTGTTCCTGTCACTCATTATGTTCAGACCTGCAAGGTATTCTTCCATCGAGAATTTATCCTCCTCCGGCAGCTCCTCGTTGACCTTCTCCAGGAGCGCGATTATAGGGTAATGCTCATCCTCAAACAGATCTGTCTGCATCAAACGGGCAATAATACCGGATATAATAGAAAGCCTTCCTGGAGATATAGAACCGGGTTCTATGTGTTCAACAGTAGCTGATTCATCTGGCGCACGAGATGGCGAGTGGGCAGCCTGTTGCAGATGCTGGCGCATGGAAGCGGCAGAAGTTGGAGGATGAGCAGGCAGGTTTTCCGAGTCGGAAAGGATACGCCGGGAGGCAAGCCGCGGCGACACGCGCAGGCC
This is a stretch of genomic DNA from Eremothecium gossypii ATCC 10895 chromosome VI, complete sequence. It encodes these proteins:
- the TAH11 gene encoding Tah11p (Syntenic homolog of Saccharomyces cerevisiae YJR046W (TAH11)) — its product is MGKSVPVIDLDDVGDERQLAQVVRTVLGTGDAFLLKNYANYAQLRGWVQEMAGTAPDEMAEFDASFTGVDVEEGVAIERYMWDSGGGQGARQCESALLLKIRARLLKVALYFGHLCADAVGGADLAVDGDRNSHELVRYYDGAEGAAALPGLAFDYQKSFASFHSEGLISVFPVARDVKVRRYSEWVKVEADDCLLVHTGRLLEHLSGGQHSTHAIQIPMHSQMVHLTLSPPLDYRVGGAPLGQKMLEMHIDRFPRTASKFYAPEMARIKVRKALTALKRLFSVTESVLSMYRMNHPTAEYISIDRLLPQLSTMAKRKISSADILRIMYIWNDAYAVRTEGRALDSIRLPQGRLMADTRRKELFAERADRWLEDALDMSTGILEDIPIYQLADQVPQNPKKDRLRNPILPTHLNVASVKGIAKKRASPNVNSAALLDRIRSKELKATELLAQREANTQLFLKTKMKQVFDILLTLQVQKPYTLPYLRDLLVDSLRDSNNPIGDKEVEVVLESIQTLLNDIITVSTIGSELKVYKWKSLDKDEFLGRLY
- the SPF1 gene encoding ion-transporting P-type ATPase SPF1 (Syntenic homolog of Saccharomyces cerevisiae YEL031W (SPF1)), coding for MGSGQLVVSPIIRDARLLTPKEVFFRPYVFLFLPLYMLFLQLYLQEYDRYFGGSEWTFVYLCTLVTLNMLVALLPEWNVNLAAKFRYRACENVTQATHILLQTTPNNGSDGIVEIQRIQEQGHVQTFFQFQKKRFLWQADLQAFSSPKFLVDEEPKLGKLQQSRGLSGDLTHMKLLYGENTFDIPVPSFLELFKEHAVEPFFVFQIFCVALWLFDQMWYLSLFNLFMIFAMEAVSVFQRLTTLKEFKTMGIKPYGINVFRDSKWQLLQTNELLPMDLISVTRTDEDSALSCDMILVDGTCIVNEAMLSGESTPLLKESVKLRSSEEKLQVEGLDKNSVLHGGTKVLQVTAPEKGSSSIPAPPDGGALAVVSKTGFETSQGALVRVMIYSSERVSVGNKEALYFILFLLIFAIAASWYVWVEGTRMGRVQSKLILDCILIITSVVPSELPMELTMAVNNSLAVLSKFYVYCTEPFRIPLAGRIDVCCFDKTGTLTGEDLVFEGLAGLAGKNQPVNHLFKGTEVPLDTNLVIGAAHALVRLDDDEVVGDPMEKATLAATGWKVGVKDSLSNEKVGDISILRRFQFSSALKRSSTIAVHNKQHYSAVKGAPETIRERLSQVPTDYDQVYKSFTRAGSRVLALASKKLPSMSIKQIEKLEREAVESDLEFKGFLVFHCPLKDDAIETIKMLNESSHRCIMITGDNPLTAVHVAKEVAIVERETLILDEPIDGSSHALVFRNIEETIVNPFNPEKDTFEHSKLFAKYDIAVTGHALQLLSGHSQLNELIRHTWVYARVSPAQKEFIMNSLKDMGYQTLMCGDGTNDVGALKQAHVGIALLNGTEEGLKKLQEQRRIENLKAMYEKQCLFMEKWGQPVPPVPQPIAHLYPPGPSNPNYLKALEARGVIITPEMRHLAAAAAKMPVSTVKRTDPSKQSPADVAAMMLSGLNDSESDDAPTLKLGDASCAAPFTSKLANVSAVTNIIRQGRCALINTIQMYKILALNCLITAYSLSVIYLAGVKFGDVQATVSGLLITVCFLSISRGQPLEKLSKERPQPGIFNVYIMGSILGQFAVHIAALAYINREIYFLEPREPQIDLEKDFSPSLLNTGIFLIQLAQQVSTFAVNYQGEPFRENIRSNKGMYYGLVAVSALALAAATEFMPELNASMKFVPMTDMFKFKLTASLVLDFVGSYAVELFFKYFFMNSEAADIAIRD